TTTTCTTCCCGGCGTTCCGCTCTATGATGCCGTTTCTGTGATTTTCTTTTTCATCCGACCGGCGCGACACCGGACGGCAGGAGGTTTATCCCGATGGCATCAAAGAAAGGTATTTTCGACAACTCGAACTGGAAGACCCGCCCGCCCCGCTACGATGTGGCCGAGGCGCGCATCGGCCGGGTGCTTGCGATCCGCATGGCGCCGGGGGATGATCTGTTCGGCACGACGCTCAAGATCTGCAAGGAAAAGGGCGTCAAGGCAGGCGTCATCGTGAGCGCGGCGGCGAGTTTGCAGAAGGCGGTGCTGCGCAACGTCTGGCAGTTCCCCGATCCGTTTCCCATCAACGATGAGTGCCGCATCTTCACCCCGCTGAACGGCCCGCTCGAACTCCTCCAGATGAGCGGCAACATCACCCAGACCGAAAAGGGCGAGCCCTACCTGCATGCCCATGTGACGATCTCCCTCGGGCGGCCCGAGGCGACCTGCTTCGGCGGGCATCTCGTCGAGGGCTGCACCATCTTCAGCACCTGCGAGCTGATCGTCGCCGAACTGGAGGATGTCGCCCTCATGCGCCTGCTGGACAAGCACACCCTGGTGGGCGAGGTCTTCGGCGTTCCACTGAACGGCAAGACCGACCTGAAGAAAGAGATCGCCAAGCGCAAGGCGCGCCCCAAGCCCAAGGGGGTCAAGTAGCTTGCACGATCAGCTGGCGTCCGTCCTGCTCCTCATCGAGGCGGCCTTTCTCGGCGGCCTCATCGGCATCGAGCGCGA
The genomic region above belongs to bacterium and contains:
- a CDS encoding DNA-binding protein — encoded protein: MASKKGIFDNSNWKTRPPRYDVAEARIGRVLAIRMAPGDDLFGTTLKICKEKGVKAGVIVSAAASLQKAVLRNVWQFPDPFPINDECRIFTPLNGPLELLQMSGNITQTEKGEPYLHAHVTISLGRPEATCFGGHLVEGCTIFSTCELIVAELEDVALMRLLDKHTLVGEVFGVPLNGKTDLKKEIAKRKARPKPKGVK